Proteins found in one Aliidongia dinghuensis genomic segment:
- a CDS encoding SPFH domain-containing protein, with protein MQTPTPLPLARLVITIVLVSIWGWFSFSLDTAATLETGKLAVSQFANTDSGFVSTTAGFRLFSWLGGLASLTLVVLLLWIWREPLGRLIAQGRDVRKFILVPALLLWSGHAFAYYDKNDYTEAYFILPNQSAFYIPDVGDNRDSQGKFGSADYLNANKVAAKRFNIPHQKLSGSGAWSDYYVPAGRLIIVDRTPYNREWVAAKDRGTSARNESIPCQSAEGLNVTVEIAIAASVTEENAAKYLYYFGVKPPVGDMSRPEVIFSSVYFGRSLAETMDSVGRGKVQSIVCQQISARGLDKVNQDAGAIIKAVETEASGFFSARGITIDYIGWAGTFTFDHDVQAAINDRYTAEKIAPVLATLQTKAVLDATGRWDGKLPTTVSGLWLMPSDLWNSFLTWIGTPAKK; from the coding sequence ATGCAGACCCCGACACCCCTCCCCCTCGCCAGGCTGGTCATCACCATTGTCTTGGTATCGATCTGGGGCTGGTTCTCCTTCTCCCTCGACACCGCCGCCACGCTCGAGACCGGCAAGCTCGCCGTCAGCCAGTTCGCCAATACCGACAGCGGCTTCGTCTCCACGACGGCCGGCTTCCGGCTGTTCTCGTGGCTGGGCGGGCTTGCGAGCCTGACGCTCGTCGTCCTGCTGCTGTGGATTTGGCGGGAGCCGCTTGGCCGGCTGATCGCGCAAGGCCGAGACGTGCGGAAGTTCATCCTCGTCCCGGCCCTGCTGCTCTGGTCGGGCCATGCGTTCGCCTACTACGACAAGAACGACTACACCGAGGCCTATTTCATCCTACCGAACCAGTCAGCATTCTACATTCCGGATGTCGGCGACAACCGGGACAGCCAGGGCAAGTTCGGCTCGGCCGACTATCTCAACGCGAACAAGGTCGCGGCAAAGCGCTTCAACATTCCGCACCAGAAACTGAGCGGCTCCGGTGCCTGGTCCGACTATTACGTGCCGGCCGGCCGGCTGATCATCGTCGACCGGACGCCGTACAATCGCGAATGGGTTGCCGCCAAAGACCGCGGCACCTCCGCGCGCAACGAATCCATCCCGTGCCAGAGTGCCGAGGGCTTGAATGTCACGGTCGAGATCGCGATCGCCGCGTCGGTGACAGAGGAGAATGCGGCCAAGTACCTCTATTACTTCGGCGTCAAGCCGCCGGTCGGCGACATGTCCCGGCCCGAGGTCATCTTCAGCTCGGTCTATTTCGGCCGCAGCCTGGCCGAGACCATGGACAGCGTCGGCCGCGGCAAGGTGCAGTCGATCGTGTGCCAGCAGATTTCGGCGCGCGGGCTCGACAAGGTCAACCAGGATGCTGGCGCCATCATCAAGGCGGTCGAAACCGAGGCCAGCGGCTTCTTCTCCGCCCGCGGCATCACGATCGACTATATCGGCTGGGCCGGCACCTTCACCTTCGACCACGACGTGCAGGCGGCGATCAACGACCGCTACACCGCCGAGAAGATCGCGCCGGTGCTGGCGACGCTCCAGACCAAGGCGGTGCTGGATGCGACCGGGCGCTGGGACGGCAAGCTGCCGACGACGGTCTCTGGCCTCTGGCTGATGCCTTCGGACCTGTGGAATTCGTTCCTCACCTGGATCGGCACGCCCGCGAAGAAATAG